A genomic window from Helicobacter pylori includes:
- a CDS encoding TIGR00366 family protein: protein MFLLRHLTSACVFLASKCLPDSFVLVTLLSFIVFVLVYCLTGQDASSVISSWGNGAWTLLGFSMQMALILVLGQALASAKLVQKLLKYLASLPKGYYTALLLVTFLSLIANWINWGFGLVISAIFAKEIAKNVKGVDYRLLIASAYSGFVIWHGGLSGSIPLSVATQNENLSKISAGVIEKAIPISETIFSAYNLIIIGIILIGLPFLMAIIHPKKEEIVEIDAKLLKDEYKEIELIDHQKDKTIAHFLENSALLSYLLVFLGFGYLGVYFFKGGGISLNIVNTIFLFLGILLHKTPLAYVKAINHSTRSVAGILLQFPFYAGIMGMMAGHSEGGHSLAQMLSLAFTHIANEKTFALMTFLSAGIVNIFIPSGGGQWAIQAPIMLPAGQSLGVDPGVVSMAIAWGDAWTNMIQPFWALPALAIAGLGAKDIMGYCVLTLIFVGLVVCGVFYFLV, encoded by the coding sequence ATGTTTTTATTAAGGCATTTGACTTCAGCGTGCGTGTTTTTGGCTTCTAAATGCTTGCCGGACTCCTTTGTTTTAGTGACTCTTCTATCGTTCATTGTGTTTGTTCTTGTTTATTGTTTGACAGGGCAAGATGCATCGTCTGTGATTTCTAGCTGGGGGAATGGCGCTTGGACGCTTTTAGGCTTTTCTATGCAAATGGCTCTTATTTTGGTGCTAGGTCAGGCTTTGGCTAGCGCTAAATTGGTCCAAAAACTCTTAAAATATCTGGCGTCTTTACCGAAAGGGTATTATACGGCTCTATTGTTGGTTACTTTTTTATCGTTAATCGCTAATTGGATCAATTGGGGTTTTGGCTTGGTGATTAGCGCGATTTTTGCAAAAGAGATCGCTAAAAATGTTAAAGGGGTGGATTACAGACTGCTTATCGCTAGCGCTTATTCGGGTTTTGTGATCTGGCATGGCGGTTTGTCAGGCTCAATCCCTTTAAGCGTTGCGACCCAAAATGAGAATTTGTCTAAAATCAGCGCTGGGGTGATTGAAAAGGCTATCCCCATTAGCGAAACGATTTTTTCCGCTTATAATTTGATCATTATAGGGATCATTCTTATAGGGTTACCCTTTTTAATGGCAATAATCCACCCTAAAAAAGAGGAGATTGTTGAGATTGATGCAAAGCTTTTAAAAGATGAGTACAAAGAGATTGAACTCATTGATCACCAAAAAGACAAAACGATTGCGCATTTTTTGGAAAACAGTGCCTTGCTTTCTTATCTTTTGGTTTTTTTGGGTTTTGGGTATCTTGGTGTTTATTTTTTTAAAGGGGGAGGGATTAGTTTAAACATTGTCAATACGATCTTCCTTTTTTTAGGCATTTTGCTCCATAAAACCCCTTTAGCTTATGTGAAAGCGATTAACCATTCCACTAGGAGCGTGGCGGGGATTTTGCTCCAATTCCCTTTTTATGCTGGGATTATGGGAATGATGGCAGGGCATAGTGAAGGGGGGCATTCTTTAGCGCAAATGCTTTCTTTAGCGTTCACGCACATCGCTAATGAAAAAACTTTCGCGCTCATGACTTTTTTGAGCGCAGGGATTGTCAATATTTTCATCCCGTCTGGTGGGGGGCAATGGGCGATTCAAGCTCCTATCATGCTCCCTGCAGGGCAAAGTTTGGGGGTGGATCCGGGCGTGGTTTCTATGGCTATCGCTTGGGGGGACGCTTGGACGAATATGATACAGCCTTTTTGGGCTTTGCCTGCATTAGCGATCGCTGGTTTGGGCGCTAAAGACATTATGGGGTATTGCGTTTTGACTTTAATTTTTGTAGGCTTAGTCGTGTGTGGGGTGTTTTATTTTTTAGTGTGA
- a CDS encoding lipid A deacylase LpxR family protein yields the protein MFFKFILCLLLGMFAWAKEDIPTPLTPSKRYSINIMTENDGYINPYIDEYYTAGNQIGFSTKEFDFSKNKAMKWTSYLGFFNKSPRVTRFGISLAQDMYTPSLENRKLVHLHDNHPYGGYLRVNLNVYNRHKTFMELFTLSLGTTGQDSLAAQTQRLIHKWGHDPQFYGWNTQLKNEFIFELHYQLLKKVPLLKTRFFSMELMPGFNVELGNARDYFQLGSLFRAGYNLDADYGVNKVNTAFDGGMPYSDKFSIYFFVGAFGRFQPLNIFIQGNSPETRGIANLEYFVYASEIGAAMMWRSLRVAFTITDISKTFQSQPKHHQIGTLELNFAF from the coding sequence TTGTTTTTCAAATTTATTTTATGTTTATTGTTAGGAATGTTTGCATGGGCAAAAGAGGATATTCCCACCCCATTAACGCCCTCTAAACGCTATTCTATCAATATAATGACTGAAAATGATGGCTATATCAATCCTTATATTGATGAGTATTACACGGCAGGCAATCAAATAGGCTTTTCTACTAAAGAATTTGATTTTTCTAAAAATAAAGCGATGAAATGGACTTCGTATTTAGGATTTTTTAACAAAAGCCCTAGGGTTACTCGTTTTGGCATTTCTCTCGCTCAAGACATGTACACCCCCTCACTTGAAAACAGAAAATTAGTGCATTTGCATGACAACCACCCTTATGGGGGGTATTTACGGGTGAATTTGAATGTGTATAACCGCCATAAAACTTTCATGGAATTGTTCACGCTTTCTTTAGGCACAACAGGGCAAGATTCTCTAGCCGCCCAAACACAGCGTCTTATCCACAAATGGGGCCATGACCCCCAATTTTATGGCTGGAACACACAGCTCAAAAACGAATTTATTTTTGAATTGCATTACCAATTGCTTAAAAAAGTCCCTCTTTTAAAGACTCGTTTTTTTTCTATGGAGTTAATGCCTGGGTTTAATGTGGAGCTGGGCAATGCGAGGGATTATTTCCAACTAGGCTCGCTCTTTAGGGCTGGGTATAACTTGGACGCTGATTACGGTGTCAATAAGGTCAATACCGCTTTTGATGGGGGCATGCCTTATAGCGATAAGTTTTCCATCTATTTTTTTGTAGGGGCTTTTGGGCGCTTCCAACCCCTTAATATTTTCATTCAAGGCAATAGCCCTGAAACTAGGGGGATTGCCAACTTAGAATACTTTGTTTATGCTAGCGAAATAGGAGCGGCTATGATGTGGCGTAGCCTTAGGGTGGCTTTTACGATCACCGATATTAGTAAAACTTTCCAATCCCAACCTAAGCACCATCAAATCGGCACCTTAGAATTGAATTTCGCCTTTTGA
- a CDS encoding hydantoinase/oxoprolinase family protein: MKDARVQVMGIDAGGTMTDTFFVKENGSFVVGKAQSNPEDESLAIYNSSQDALSHWKSDVSKVYPELLTCVYSGTAMLNRVVQRRGMEVGLICNKGFEQMHSMGRALQSYLGYALEERLHINTHKYDDPLIPLKRIRGVTERTDVKGQVVIPVRSEDVEIAVKELVEAGAKAIVICLLQSHKNAESERIVRDIALKELEKLGKNIPVFASVDYYPQRKESHRMNTTILEAYAAEPSRQTLSKVSNRFKEHGAKFDLRVMATHGGTISWKAKELARTIVSGPIGGVIGSKLLGETLGYDNIACSDIGGTSFDMALIVKSNFNIASDPDMARLVLSLPLVAMDSVGAGAGSFVRIDPHSRSVKLGPDSAGYRVGTCWKDSGLDTVSVTDCHIVLGYLNPDNFLGGLIKLDVERAKKHIKEQIADPLGISVEDAAAGVIELLDLELKEYLRSNISAKGYSPSDFVCFSYGGAGPVHTYGYTEGLGFKDVVVPAWAAGFSAFGCACADFEYRYDKSVDIAIPQYSSDESKKEACKIIQDAWDELTLKVIEEFKINGFSQKDVILRPGYRMQYMGQLNDLEITSPVSKAQSVADWEEIVKEYEKTYARVYSESACSPELGFSVTGVIMRGVVATQKPVIPVEKEHGATPSKEAKIGVRKFYRHKKWVDADVWQMEKLLPGNEVIGPAIIESDATTFVVPKGFATKLDKHRLFHLKEIK; encoded by the coding sequence ATGAAAGACGCAAGAGTTCAGGTGATGGGTATTGATGCCGGTGGCACCATGACGGACACATTTTTTGTTAAAGAAAATGGTAGTTTCGTAGTTGGTAAAGCCCAAAGCAACCCAGAAGATGAGAGCTTAGCTATTTATAATAGCTCGCAAGACGCTTTATCGCATTGGAAATCAGATGTCAGTAAGGTTTATCCAGAGTTGCTCACTTGTGTGTATTCAGGCACGGCGATGCTCAATCGGGTCGTGCAAAGAAGAGGTATGGAAGTGGGTCTGATTTGCAATAAGGGTTTTGAGCAAATGCATTCTATGGGTAGGGCGTTGCAATCTTACCTTGGGTATGCACTAGAAGAAAGGCTTCATATTAACACGCACAAATATGATGATCCGCTGATCCCTTTAAAAAGGATTAGAGGCGTTACAGAAAGAACCGATGTCAAGGGGCAAGTGGTTATTCCGGTGCGTTCAGAAGATGTTGAAATTGCTGTTAAGGAGCTTGTAGAAGCGGGTGCAAAAGCTATTGTCATTTGCTTGTTGCAATCTCATAAAAACGCTGAAAGCGAGCGGATCGTTAGAGATATTGCACTCAAAGAGCTTGAAAAATTGGGTAAAAATATCCCTGTATTCGCTTCTGTGGATTACTACCCTCAAAGAAAAGAAAGCCACAGAATGAACACCACCATTTTAGAAGCTTATGCGGCTGAACCAAGCAGGCAAACTCTCTCTAAAGTCAGCAACCGCTTCAAAGAGCATGGCGCTAAATTTGATCTTCGTGTGATGGCAACGCATGGAGGCACCATTAGTTGGAAAGCTAAAGAGCTCGCTAGGACGATTGTGAGCGGTCCTATTGGAGGGGTGATTGGATCTAAACTGCTGGGCGAAACGCTTGGCTATGACAATATCGCATGCAGTGATATTGGCGGCACGAGCTTTGATATGGCGCTTATTGTTAAGAGCAATTTTAATATCGCTTCTGACCCTGATATGGCACGCCTTGTCCTCTCTCTACCGCTTGTGGCTATGGATTCTGTTGGTGCAGGTGCAGGGAGCTTTGTGCGTATTGATCCGCACAGCCGATCAGTCAAACTAGGGCCTGATAGTGCGGGGTATAGAGTTGGCACTTGTTGGAAAGACAGCGGATTGGATACGGTTTCGGTGACAGATTGTCACATTGTTTTAGGCTATTTGAATCCGGATAATTTCTTAGGCGGTTTAATCAAATTAGATGTGGAAAGGGCTAAAAAACACATTAAAGAGCAAATCGCTGATCCGCTAGGCATTAGCGTAGAAGATGCGGCTGCGGGTGTGATTGAGTTGCTTGATTTGGAGCTTAAAGAATACTTGCGATCCAATATTAGCGCTAAAGGGTATAGTCCGTCTGATTTTGTGTGTTTTTCATATGGTGGTGCAGGGCCTGTGCATACCTATGGCTATACAGAAGGTTTAGGGTTTAAGGATGTGGTAGTGCCTGCGTGGGCGGCTGGGTTTAGCGCTTTTGGTTGCGCTTGTGCTGATTTTGAATACAGATACGACAAGAGCGTTGATATAGCCATTCCGCAGTATTCTTCAGACGAGTCAAAAAAAGAAGCATGCAAAATTATTCAAGATGCATGGGATGAATTGACTTTAAAAGTGATTGAAGAATTTAAAATCAATGGATTTTCTCAAAAAGATGTGATTTTAAGACCTGGATACCGGATGCAGTATATGGGGCAGTTGAATGATTTAGAAATCACTTCTCCTGTATCAAAGGCTCAAAGCGTGGCTGATTGGGAAGAGATAGTCAAAGAATATGAAAAAACCTACGCTCGGGTTTATTCTGAATCCGCTTGTTCTCCAGAGCTTGGCTTTAGTGTGACTGGGGTAATTATGCGTGGGGTTGTGGCTACACAAAAACCTGTGATTCCGGTTGAAAAAGAGCATGGTGCTACACCTTCAAAAGAAGCCAAAATAGGCGTTAGGAAATTCTATCGCCATAAGAAATGGGTGGATGCAGATGTGTGGCAAATGGAAAAATTACTGCCTGGAAATGAAGTGATAGGACCTGCGATCATAGAATCAGATGCAACCACATTCGTGGTACCCAAAGGCTTTGCGACAAAGTTAGACAAACACCGATTGTTCCACTTGAAAGAAATTAAATAA
- a CDS encoding hydantoinase B/oxoprolinase family protein, translated as MANLLKNGKTLKQARDEILARTEKTGYYNGLEKLEFKESDPIGYEKMFSKLRGGIVHARETAKRIAASPIVEQEGELCFTLYNAVGDSVLTSTGIIIHVGTMGSAIKYMVENDWEDNPGINDKDIFTNNDCAIGNVHPCDIMTLVPIFHDEKLIGWVGGVTHVIDTGSVTPGSMSTGQVQRFGDGYMITCRKTGANDESFKDWLHESQRSVRTPKYWILDERTRIAGCHMIRDLVMEVIKEDGIDSYMRFIDEVIEEGRRGLISRIKSMTIPGKYRKVAFVDVPYAHKDIGVCSEFAKLDTIMHSPVEITINKDATWKLDFDGASRWGWHSFNCNQVSFTSGIWVMMTQTLIPTSRINDGAYFATQFRLKKGTWMNPDDRRTGHAYAWHFLVSGWSALWRGLSQAYYSRGYLEEVNSGNANTSNWLQGGGINQDGEIHAVNSFETSSCGTGACAIKDGLNHAAAIWNPEGDMGDVEIWEMAEPLLYLGRNVKANTGGYGKYRGGNGFETLRMVWGAHDWTMFFMGNGYMNSDWGMMGGYPAASGYRFEAHNTDLENRIKNNASLPLGGDFNPTDRDYEKHISHASQVKRDKQCITTENCFDNYDLYLNYIKGGPGFGDPIERDLNAILEDLNSKQLLPEYAYKVYGAVVSQNKDGIWVGDETKTKARRKEILETRKARSIPVKQWMEQERNAILEKEASKQVKHMYATSFDLSPKFLSDFKKFWNLPKSWTMQEDELGVFTYGSKYRMDLSKLPDVRTVVLVDEK; from the coding sequence ATGGCAAATTTATTGAAAAACGGCAAAACTTTAAAACAAGCTAGAGATGAAATCCTAGCCAGGACAGAAAAAACAGGTTATTATAATGGGCTTGAAAAATTAGAGTTCAAAGAAAGCGATCCGATCGGTTATGAAAAAATGTTTTCTAAATTGAGAGGCGGTATCGTGCATGCTAGAGAAACAGCCAAAAGGATTGCTGCAAGCCCTATCGTTGAGCAAGAGGGGGAATTGTGCTTCACGCTTTATAACGCTGTGGGCGATAGCGTGCTGACTTCTACGGGTATCATTATCCATGTGGGTACTATGGGATCGGCTATCAAATACATGGTAGAGAATGATTGGGAAGATAACCCCGGCATCAATGATAAGGATATTTTCACCAATAATGACTGCGCGATTGGGAATGTGCACCCATGCGATATTATGACCCTTGTGCCTATTTTTCACGATGAAAAATTGATTGGGTGGGTAGGTGGCGTTACGCATGTGATCGATACCGGATCCGTTACTCCAGGATCGATGAGCACCGGACAGGTTCAAAGATTTGGGGATGGATACATGATCACTTGCCGTAAGACAGGGGCGAATGATGAGAGTTTTAAAGACTGGTTGCATGAATCCCAAAGATCAGTAAGAACGCCTAAATATTGGATTTTGGATGAAAGGACTAGGATTGCAGGATGCCATATGATTAGGGATCTTGTGATGGAAGTGATTAAAGAAGATGGCATTGATTCTTACATGCGATTCATTGATGAGGTGATTGAAGAAGGAAGAAGAGGCCTTATTTCTAGGATCAAATCCATGACCATACCGGGCAAGTATAGAAAAGTAGCGTTTGTGGATGTGCCTTATGCACATAAGGATATTGGCGTGTGCTCTGAGTTTGCTAAATTAGACACAATCATGCATTCTCCGGTAGAAATCACTATCAACAAGGACGCTACATGGAAATTAGACTTTGATGGTGCGTCTAGGTGGGGGTGGCACTCTTTTAATTGCAATCAAGTGTCCTTTACTAGCGGTATTTGGGTAATGATGACTCAAACATTGATCCCCACTTCTCGCATCAATGATGGCGCTTATTTTGCAACTCAATTCAGACTCAAAAAAGGGACTTGGATGAATCCAGATGATAGGCGCACCGGGCATGCTTATGCATGGCACTTCTTGGTATCCGGCTGGAGTGCTTTGTGGAGAGGCTTGTCTCAAGCGTATTACAGCCGAGGGTATTTAGAAGAGGTCAATTCTGGAAACGCTAACACTTCCAATTGGTTGCAAGGCGGTGGTATCAACCAGGATGGAGAAATCCATGCGGTGAATAGCTTTGAAACGAGTTCTTGTGGGACCGGTGCTTGTGCAATTAAAGATGGCTTGAACCATGCGGCAGCTATTTGGAATCCAGAAGGCGATATGGGCGATGTTGAAATTTGGGAAATGGCAGAGCCTCTTCTTTATTTAGGCAGGAATGTCAAGGCCAATACCGGTGGGTATGGGAAATATCGAGGCGGTAATGGGTTTGAAACCTTAAGAATGGTGTGGGGTGCGCATGATTGGACCATGTTCTTTATGGGTAATGGCTATATGAATAGCGATTGGGGTATGATGGGGGGCTATCCAGCAGCTAGTGGCTATAGGTTTGAAGCGCACAACACCGATTTAGAAAACAGGATTAAAAATAACGCCAGCTTGCCTTTGGGCGGTGATTTTAACCCGACTGATCGAGATTATGAAAAGCATATTTCTCATGCGTCTCAAGTCAAAAGGGATAAGCAATGCATCACCACAGAAAATTGCTTTGACAATTATGACTTGTATTTGAACTACATCAAAGGCGGTCCTGGATTTGGCGATCCGATTGAAAGGGATTTGAATGCTATTTTAGAAGATCTAAACAGCAAACAGCTATTGCCAGAATACGCTTACAAGGTTTATGGTGCGGTTGTGAGTCAAAATAAAGACGGCATTTGGGTAGGGGATGAAACTAAAACGAAAGCCAGAAGAAAAGAAATTCTTGAAACCAGGAAGGCGAGATCCATACCGGTAAAACAATGGATGGAGCAAGAAAGAAACGCTATCCTTGAAAAAGAAGCTTCCAAACAGGTTAAACACATGTATGCGACTAGCTTTGATCTTTCGCCAAAGTTTTTGAGCGATTTTAAAAAATTCTGGAACTTGCCAAAGAGCTGGACTATGCAAGAAGATGAGCTTGGTGTATTCACCTATGGCTCTAAATACAGAATGGATTTGAGCAAATTGCCTGATGTACGTACGGTTGTGTTGGTTGATGAGAAATAA
- a CDS encoding acetone carboxylase subunit gamma: MSKYTQEQIKNLVEGSLDWNTILKMLSMPKDHERFQMYLNVLQDKVDFDDKIVLPLGPHLFVVQNPQKKWEIKCSCGHAFCTPEENWKLHANIYVRDTAEKMEEVYPKLLASDTNWQVYREYICPDCGILLDVEAPTPWYPVIHDFEPDIETFYKDWLGIQPPERR; the protein is encoded by the coding sequence ATGTCAAAATACACACAAGAACAAATCAAAAATTTAGTAGAGGGGAGCTTGGATTGGAACACGATCTTAAAAATGCTGAGCATGCCTAAAGATCATGAGAGATTTCAAATGTATTTGAATGTGTTGCAAGACAAGGTGGATTTTGATGACAAAATAGTCTTACCTTTGGGGCCGCATTTATTTGTGGTGCAAAATCCTCAAAAAAAGTGGGAGATCAAATGTTCATGCGGTCATGCGTTTTGCACTCCAGAGGAAAATTGGAAATTGCATGCAAATATCTATGTGCGCGACACGGCAGAAAAAATGGAAGAGGTGTATCCTAAACTCTTAGCCAGCGATACTAACTGGCAAGTGTATCGGGAGTATATTTGTCCGGATTGCGGTATTCTTTTGGATGTGGAGGCACCGACTCCTTGGTATCCTGTGATCCATGATTTTGAGCCTGATATAGAGACATTCTATAAAGATTGGCTAGGGATACAACCCCCAGAAAGACGCTAA
- a CDS encoding diacylglycerol kinase has product MSDFKVPPKAKGFKRLFKALFYSKDGLKCAWIEESAFRQIIILALFCIILASCLAKDFLEWGLLITPCFLSVIIELINSSIEKAVDFTGTEFHPLAKKAKDIASSAQLVGLIFWALIWGRYLLTLYLK; this is encoded by the coding sequence ATGAGTGATTTCAAAGTCCCTCCTAAAGCTAAAGGGTTTAAACGCCTTTTTAAAGCCCTTTTTTATTCTAAAGACGGGCTTAAATGCGCATGGATTGAAGAGAGCGCGTTCAGACAAATTATCATTTTGGCTCTTTTTTGCATCATTTTGGCGAGCTGTCTAGCCAAAGATTTTTTAGAATGGGGGCTATTGATTACGCCTTGTTTTTTATCGGTGATTATTGAATTAATTAATAGCTCTATTGAAAAGGCTGTGGATTTCACAGGCACAGAGTTCCACCCCTTAGCTAAAAAGGCCAAAGACATAGCCAGTTCAGCCCAGTTGGTAGGGCTTATTTTTTGGGCTTTGATTTGGGGGCGTTATCTTTTAACGCTTTATTTGAAGTAA
- the gyrA gene encoding DNA topoisomerase (ATP-hydrolyzing) subunit A, producing MQDHLVNETKNIVEVGIDSSIEESYLAYSMSVIIGRALPDARDGLKPVHRRILYAMHELGLTSKVAYKKSARIVGDVIGKYHPHGDSAVYDALVRMAQDFSMRLELVDGQGNFGSIDGDNAAAMRYTEARMTKASEEILRDIDKDTIDFVPNYDDTLKEPDILPSRLPNLLVNGANGIAVGMATSIPPHRIDEIIDALVHVLENPNAELNEVLEFVMGPDFPTGGIIYGKAGIVEAYKTGRGRVKVRAKVHVEKTKHKEVIVLDEMPFQTNKAKLVEQISDLAREKQIEGISEVRDESDREGIRVVIELKRDAMSEIVLNHLYKLTAMETTFSIILLAIYNKEPKIFTLLELLHLFLNHRKTIIIRRTIFELEKAKARAHILEGYLIALDNIDEIVQLIKTSESPEMAKNALMERFTLSEIQSKAILEMRLQRLTGLERDKIKEEYQNLLELIEELNGILKSEDRLNEVVKTELLEVKEQFSSPRRTEIQESYENIDIEDLIANEPMVVSMSYKGYVKRVDLKVYERQNRGGKGKLSGSTYEDDFIESFFVANTHDILLFITNKGQLYHLKVYKIPEANRIAMGKAIVNLISLAPDEKIMATLSTKDFSDERSLAFFTKNGVVKRTNLSEFGSNRSCGIRAIVLDEDDELVSAKIVDKNSKHLLIASHSGTFIKFPLENVREMGRSAHGVRGIKLNENDFVVSAVVVSDDSNKLLSVSENGLGKQTLAEAYRKQNRGGKGVIGMKLNKKTGNLVSVISVDDENLDLMILTASAKMIRVSIKDIRETGRNASGVKLINTADKVVYVNSCPKEEEPENLETPPAQKPQNLFE from the coding sequence ATGCAAGATCATTTAGTCAATGAAACAAAAAATATTGTAGAAGTGGGGATTGATTCTTCTATTGAAGAGAGTTATTTGGCTTATTCTATGAGCGTGATCATAGGGCGTGCTTTACCGGACGCTAGAGATGGTTTAAAGCCTGTGCATAGGCGTATTTTGTATGCGATGCATGAATTAGGCCTTACTTCCAAAGTCGCTTATAAAAAAAGCGCTAGGATTGTGGGTGATGTGATTGGTAAATACCACCCCCATGGCGATAGCGCGGTTTATGATGCGCTAGTGAGAATGGCGCAAGATTTTTCCATGCGTTTGGAATTGGTGGATGGGCAAGGAAACTTTGGCTCTATTGATGGCGATAACGCTGCGGCGATGCGTTACACTGAAGCCAGAATGACTAAGGCGAGCGAAGAAATTTTAAGGGATATTGATAAAGACACCATAGATTTTGTGCCTAATTACGATGACACTTTAAAAGAGCCGGATATTTTACCAAGCCGTCTGCCTAACCTTTTAGTCAATGGCGCTAATGGGATTGCCGTAGGGATGGCGACTTCTATACCCCCTCACAGGATTGATGAAATCATAGACGCTTTAGTGCATGTTTTAGAAAACCCCAACGCTGAATTGAATGAAGTTTTGGAATTTGTTATGGGGCCTGACTTTCCCACCGGTGGGATCATCTATGGTAAGGCAGGGATTGTTGAAGCCTATAAAACAGGGCGAGGGCGCGTGAAAGTGAGGGCCAAAGTGCATGTGGAAAAGACAAAACATAAAGAGGTTATCGTTTTAGATGAAATGCCTTTCCAAACCAATAAAGCCAAATTAGTGGAACAAATCAGCGATCTAGCGCGAGAAAAACAAATTGAAGGCATTAGCGAAGTGCGCGATGAAAGCGATAGGGAGGGCATTAGAGTGGTGATTGAGTTAAAAAGAGATGCAATGAGCGAAATTGTCTTAAACCATCTCTACAAACTCACCGCCATGGAAACCACTTTTAGCATCATTTTACTAGCGATTTATAACAAAGAGCCTAAAATTTTCACGCTTTTAGAGTTGTTGCACCTTTTCTTAAACCACAGAAAAACCATTATCATAAGGCGTACGATTTTTGAATTAGAAAAGGCTAAAGCCAGAGCGCACATTTTAGAGGGTTATTTGATCGCACTGGATAATATTGATGAAATCGTGCAGCTCATTAAAACGAGCGAAAGTCCCGAAATGGCTAAAAACGCCCTAATGGAGCGTTTCACTTTGAGCGAAATCCAAAGCAAGGCCATTTTAGAAATGCGTTTGCAACGCTTAACAGGCCTTGAAAGGGATAAGATCAAAGAAGAATACCAAAACTTGCTAGAGCTTATTGAGGAACTCAATGGCATTTTAAAGAGCGAAGATCGCTTGAATGAGGTCGTTAAAACAGAGCTTTTAGAAGTCAAAGAGCAATTTTCTTCTCCAAGGCGCACTGAAATTCAAGAATCTTATGAAAATATTGACATAGAGGATTTGATCGCTAATGAGCCTATGGTCGTGAGCATGAGCTATAAAGGCTATGTGAAAAGAGTGGATTTAAAAGTCTATGAAAGGCAAAATCGTGGCGGTAAGGGCAAGCTTTCAGGCAGCACTTATGAAGACGATTTTATTGAAAGCTTTTTTGTGGCTAACACGCATGATATTTTGCTCTTTATTACCAATAAGGGTCAATTGTATCATTTGAAAGTCTATAAAATCCCAGAAGCGAACCGGATCGCTATGGGTAAAGCTATTGTGAATTTAATCTCGCTCGCTCCGGATGAAAAAATCATGGCGACTCTAAGCACTAAAGATTTTAGCGATGAACGCTCTTTGGCTTTCTTCACAAAAAATGGGGTGGTCAAACGCACCAATTTGAGCGAATTTGGGAGCAACAGGAGTTGTGGTATCAGAGCGATTGTTTTAGATGAAGATGACGAATTGGTTAGCGCAAAAATAGTGGATAAAAACTCTAAGCATTTGCTCATCGCATCGCATTCTGGAACTTTCATTAAATTCCCTTTAGAAAATGTGCGCGAAATGGGAAGAAGCGCTCATGGGGTTAGGGGCATTAAATTGAATGAAAATGATTTTGTTGTCAGCGCGGTCGTTGTTAGCGATGATAGCAACAAGCTTTTGAGCGTGAGTGAAAACGGGCTTGGCAAGCAAACCTTAGCCGAAGCGTATAGAAAGCAAAATCGTGGGGGTAAGGGAGTCATTGGCATGAAACTCAATAAAAAAACCGGTAATCTAGTGAGCGTTATCAGCGTAGATGATGAAAACCTAGATCTCATGATCCTTACTGCGAGCGCGAAAATGATTAGGGTTTCTATTAAAGATATTAGAGAAACCGGAAGAAATGCCAGTGGGGTAAAGCTCATAAACACCGCTGATAAAGTCGTGTATGTCAATTCTTGCCCTAAAGAAGAAGAGCCAGAAAATTTAGAAACCCCTCCTGCACAAAAACCACAAAATTTGTTTGAGTGA